The following proteins are co-located in the Carassius auratus strain Wakin unplaced genomic scaffold, ASM336829v1 scaf_tig00214714_1_2670353, whole genome shotgun sequence genome:
- the LOC113092662 gene encoding leucine-rich repeat-containing protein 4B-like isoform X1, translating into MPRDTRFHKLIVKKKGAGHDSVAMQAAMVTGLFSPSLLIWLVQLLLWPHLLGPRLAEASPACPSPCSCSNQASRVICTRKSLNEVPQSISSNTRYLNLQENSIQVIRSDTFKHLNHLEILQLSKNQIRLIEVGAFNGLPNLITLELFDNRLPLVPSQAFEYLSKLRELWLRNNPIETLPAYAFHRVPSLRRLDLGELRKLSFISEAAFEGLLNLRFLNLGMCGLKDVPNLTPLVRLEELELSGNQLDVVRPGSFQGLVSLRKLWLMHSRIAVIERNAFDDLKNLEELNLSHNSLHSLPHDLFTPLQQLERVHLNHNPWVCNCDVLWLSWWLKETVPDNSTCCARCHAPPGTKGRYIGDLEQRDFTCYAPVIVEPPTDLNVTEGMAAELKCRSGTSMTSVNWLTPNGTLMTHGAYKVRISVLHDGTLNFTNVTMQDTGPYTCMVTNSAGNTTATAVLNVSASDPGNGYSYFTTVTVETVESGQDVHDSARQFVNETFISFPGPTAASASAGPTGSMLSSLSPRATRAPDHSFTVSITDIANLSGLEDVMKTTKIIIGCFVAITFMAAVMLVVFYKLRKQHQLHKHHGPARAIEIINVEDEIGSAGGASGITGGSTIHTGAGSGGGSRQSPRNHDAEILTLPSVGQADHLNHYYKTHHFNNNVLGLNMASGMLNNKPNPSSQNQASTMKMGTSSDPSNPGSISPPLPIPIPMATTFHGTFKCLNHVPNLQTEPLLLSNGSKESVQETQI; encoded by the exons ATGCCACGAGATACCCGATTCCACAAGTTAATcgtaaaaaa gaaagGGGCAGGACATGACTCAGTTGCCATGCAGGCTGCTATGGTAACAGGCCTTTTCAGCCCCTCCCTCCTCATCTGGTTGGTCCAACTGTTGTTGTGGCCACACCTCCTCGGCCCTAGATTGGCTGAAGCCAGTCCCGCCTGCCCTTCTCCCTGTAGCTGTTCCAATCAAGCCAGTCGAGTGATCTGTACCAGAAAAAGCTTGAATGAAGTTCCACAGAGTATCTCGTCTAATACCCGATACCTCAACCTCCAGGAGAACTCCATACAG GTGATCAGGTCAGACACCTTCAAGCATCTAAATCATCTGGAAATTTTACAGTTGTCTAAGAACCAGATTCGTCTGATAGAAGTGGGAGCTTTCAATGGCCTTCCCAATCTTATCACCCTGGAACTTTTTGACAATAGACTGCCACTGGTACCATCACAGGCGTTTGAGTACCTGAGCAAGCTGCGTGAACTCTGGCTAAGAAACAACCCTATAGAGACACTCCCGGCGTATGCCTTTCACCGTGTGCCATCGCTGCGACGGTTAGACCTCGGAGAGTTGCGAAAACTCAGTTTCATCTCAGAGGCTGCATTCGAGGGGTTGCTGAATCTACGTTTCCTGAATCTGGGCATGTGCGGGCTTAAGGATGTACCCAACTTGACGCCTCTCGTACGGCTAGAGGAACTGGAGCTGTCAGGAAACCAACTGGATGTGGTGCGTCCTGGATCTTTCCAAGGCCTTGTGTCTCTTCGCAAACTGTGGCTCATGCACTCTCGGATCGCCGTCATTGAGAGGAATGCATTTGATGACCTCAAGAACCTGGAGGAGCTCAATCTGTCCCATAACTCTCTTCATTCGTTGCCCCATGATCTCTTCACTCCACTGCAGCAGTTAGAGCGTGTCCATCTGAACCACAACCCTTGGGTTTGCAACTGTGACGTTCTGTGGTTGAGCTGGTGGCTTAAAGAAACCGTTCCTGATAACTCCACTTGTTGTGCACGTTGCCATGCCCCACCAGGTACTAAGGGCAGATACATTGGTGACCTCGAGCAGCGAGACTTCACCTGCTATGCACCTGTGATTGTGGAGCCACCCACTGATCTGAATGTGACAGAGGGAATGGCAGCGGAGCTGAAATGCCGCTCTGGGACATCCATGACTTCTGTTAATTGGTTGACCCCCAATGGAACCTTGATGACCCATGGAGCCTACAAGGTCCGGATCTCGGTCCTGCATGATGGAACCCTGAATTTCACCAACGTGACCATGCAAGACACAGGACCGTACACCTGTATGGTCACCAACTCTGCTGGCAACACCACAGCAACTGCTGTGTTGAACGTCTCTGCATCTGACCCAGGCAATGGCTACAGCTACTTCACAACTGTTACAGTTGAAACTGTGGAGTCTGGGCAAGATGTCCACGATTCAGCACGGCAGTTCGTCAATGAGACGTTCATTAGTTTTCCAGGGCCGACGGCTGCATCTGCATCAGCAGGTCCCACTGGTTCAATGCTGTCCTCCTTGTCACCACGAGCTACACGTGCACCCGATCATTCTTTCACGGTCTCCATCACAGACATCGCCAACCTGTCGGGTCTTGAGGACGTAATGAAGACAACCAAGATCATCATCGGCTGCTTTGTGGCCATCACCTTCATGGCGGCTGTGATGCTGGTTGTCTTCTACAAGCTTCGCAAGCAGCACCAACTGCACAAACACCATGGCCCGGCACGCGCCATTGAGATCATCAACGTCGAAGATGAGATCGGATCTGCCGGTGGGGCTAGTGGCATCACGGGAGGGAGCACCATCCACACAGGTGCAGGATCTGGTGGAGGAAGCAGGCAGAGTCCGAGGAATCATGACGCTGAGATCTTGACCTTACCGAGCGTTGGGCAAGCTGACCACCTGAACCACTACTACAAAACACACCACTTTAACAACAACGTACTGGGCTTGAACATGGCTTCCGGAATGCTCAACAACAAACCCAACCCTTCTTCCCAAAATCAGGCTTCGACCATGAAAATGGGGACTTCCAGTGACCCTTCAAACCCTGGCTCGATCTCACCTCCTCTACCAATTCCCATCCCAATGGCGACTACTTTCCATGGAACTTTTAAATGCCTTAATCACGTTCCCAATTTGCAGACTGAGCCGCTGTTGCTATCGAATGGCTCCAAGGAGAGTGTTCAGGAAACCCAGATATGA
- the LOC113092662 gene encoding leucine-rich repeat-containing protein 4B-like isoform X2 has product MPRDTRFHKKGAGHDSVAMQAAMVTGLFSPSLLIWLVQLLLWPHLLGPRLAEASPACPSPCSCSNQASRVICTRKSLNEVPQSISSNTRYLNLQENSIQVIRSDTFKHLNHLEILQLSKNQIRLIEVGAFNGLPNLITLELFDNRLPLVPSQAFEYLSKLRELWLRNNPIETLPAYAFHRVPSLRRLDLGELRKLSFISEAAFEGLLNLRFLNLGMCGLKDVPNLTPLVRLEELELSGNQLDVVRPGSFQGLVSLRKLWLMHSRIAVIERNAFDDLKNLEELNLSHNSLHSLPHDLFTPLQQLERVHLNHNPWVCNCDVLWLSWWLKETVPDNSTCCARCHAPPGTKGRYIGDLEQRDFTCYAPVIVEPPTDLNVTEGMAAELKCRSGTSMTSVNWLTPNGTLMTHGAYKVRISVLHDGTLNFTNVTMQDTGPYTCMVTNSAGNTTATAVLNVSASDPGNGYSYFTTVTVETVESGQDVHDSARQFVNETFISFPGPTAASASAGPTGSMLSSLSPRATRAPDHSFTVSITDIANLSGLEDVMKTTKIIIGCFVAITFMAAVMLVVFYKLRKQHQLHKHHGPARAIEIINVEDEIGSAGGASGITGGSTIHTGAGSGGGSRQSPRNHDAEILTLPSVGQADHLNHYYKTHHFNNNVLGLNMASGMLNNKPNPSSQNQASTMKMGTSSDPSNPGSISPPLPIPIPMATTFHGTFKCLNHVPNLQTEPLLLSNGSKESVQETQI; this is encoded by the exons ATGCCACGAGATACCCGATTCCACAA gaaagGGGCAGGACATGACTCAGTTGCCATGCAGGCTGCTATGGTAACAGGCCTTTTCAGCCCCTCCCTCCTCATCTGGTTGGTCCAACTGTTGTTGTGGCCACACCTCCTCGGCCCTAGATTGGCTGAAGCCAGTCCCGCCTGCCCTTCTCCCTGTAGCTGTTCCAATCAAGCCAGTCGAGTGATCTGTACCAGAAAAAGCTTGAATGAAGTTCCACAGAGTATCTCGTCTAATACCCGATACCTCAACCTCCAGGAGAACTCCATACAG GTGATCAGGTCAGACACCTTCAAGCATCTAAATCATCTGGAAATTTTACAGTTGTCTAAGAACCAGATTCGTCTGATAGAAGTGGGAGCTTTCAATGGCCTTCCCAATCTTATCACCCTGGAACTTTTTGACAATAGACTGCCACTGGTACCATCACAGGCGTTTGAGTACCTGAGCAAGCTGCGTGAACTCTGGCTAAGAAACAACCCTATAGAGACACTCCCGGCGTATGCCTTTCACCGTGTGCCATCGCTGCGACGGTTAGACCTCGGAGAGTTGCGAAAACTCAGTTTCATCTCAGAGGCTGCATTCGAGGGGTTGCTGAATCTACGTTTCCTGAATCTGGGCATGTGCGGGCTTAAGGATGTACCCAACTTGACGCCTCTCGTACGGCTAGAGGAACTGGAGCTGTCAGGAAACCAACTGGATGTGGTGCGTCCTGGATCTTTCCAAGGCCTTGTGTCTCTTCGCAAACTGTGGCTCATGCACTCTCGGATCGCCGTCATTGAGAGGAATGCATTTGATGACCTCAAGAACCTGGAGGAGCTCAATCTGTCCCATAACTCTCTTCATTCGTTGCCCCATGATCTCTTCACTCCACTGCAGCAGTTAGAGCGTGTCCATCTGAACCACAACCCTTGGGTTTGCAACTGTGACGTTCTGTGGTTGAGCTGGTGGCTTAAAGAAACCGTTCCTGATAACTCCACTTGTTGTGCACGTTGCCATGCCCCACCAGGTACTAAGGGCAGATACATTGGTGACCTCGAGCAGCGAGACTTCACCTGCTATGCACCTGTGATTGTGGAGCCACCCACTGATCTGAATGTGACAGAGGGAATGGCAGCGGAGCTGAAATGCCGCTCTGGGACATCCATGACTTCTGTTAATTGGTTGACCCCCAATGGAACCTTGATGACCCATGGAGCCTACAAGGTCCGGATCTCGGTCCTGCATGATGGAACCCTGAATTTCACCAACGTGACCATGCAAGACACAGGACCGTACACCTGTATGGTCACCAACTCTGCTGGCAACACCACAGCAACTGCTGTGTTGAACGTCTCTGCATCTGACCCAGGCAATGGCTACAGCTACTTCACAACTGTTACAGTTGAAACTGTGGAGTCTGGGCAAGATGTCCACGATTCAGCACGGCAGTTCGTCAATGAGACGTTCATTAGTTTTCCAGGGCCGACGGCTGCATCTGCATCAGCAGGTCCCACTGGTTCAATGCTGTCCTCCTTGTCACCACGAGCTACACGTGCACCCGATCATTCTTTCACGGTCTCCATCACAGACATCGCCAACCTGTCGGGTCTTGAGGACGTAATGAAGACAACCAAGATCATCATCGGCTGCTTTGTGGCCATCACCTTCATGGCGGCTGTGATGCTGGTTGTCTTCTACAAGCTTCGCAAGCAGCACCAACTGCACAAACACCATGGCCCGGCACGCGCCATTGAGATCATCAACGTCGAAGATGAGATCGGATCTGCCGGTGGGGCTAGTGGCATCACGGGAGGGAGCACCATCCACACAGGTGCAGGATCTGGTGGAGGAAGCAGGCAGAGTCCGAGGAATCATGACGCTGAGATCTTGACCTTACCGAGCGTTGGGCAAGCTGACCACCTGAACCACTACTACAAAACACACCACTTTAACAACAACGTACTGGGCTTGAACATGGCTTCCGGAATGCTCAACAACAAACCCAACCCTTCTTCCCAAAATCAGGCTTCGACCATGAAAATGGGGACTTCCAGTGACCCTTCAAACCCTGGCTCGATCTCACCTCCTCTACCAATTCCCATCCCAATGGCGACTACTTTCCATGGAACTTTTAAATGCCTTAATCACGTTCCCAATTTGCAGACTGAGCCGCTGTTGCTATCGAATGGCTCCAAGGAGAGTGTTCAGGAAACCCAGATATGA
- the LOC113092662 gene encoding leucine-rich repeat-containing protein 4B-like isoform X3, whose product MQAAMVTGLFSPSLLIWLVQLLLWPHLLGPRLAEASPACPSPCSCSNQASRVICTRKSLNEVPQSISSNTRYLNLQENSIQVIRSDTFKHLNHLEILQLSKNQIRLIEVGAFNGLPNLITLELFDNRLPLVPSQAFEYLSKLRELWLRNNPIETLPAYAFHRVPSLRRLDLGELRKLSFISEAAFEGLLNLRFLNLGMCGLKDVPNLTPLVRLEELELSGNQLDVVRPGSFQGLVSLRKLWLMHSRIAVIERNAFDDLKNLEELNLSHNSLHSLPHDLFTPLQQLERVHLNHNPWVCNCDVLWLSWWLKETVPDNSTCCARCHAPPGTKGRYIGDLEQRDFTCYAPVIVEPPTDLNVTEGMAAELKCRSGTSMTSVNWLTPNGTLMTHGAYKVRISVLHDGTLNFTNVTMQDTGPYTCMVTNSAGNTTATAVLNVSASDPGNGYSYFTTVTVETVESGQDVHDSARQFVNETFISFPGPTAASASAGPTGSMLSSLSPRATRAPDHSFTVSITDIANLSGLEDVMKTTKIIIGCFVAITFMAAVMLVVFYKLRKQHQLHKHHGPARAIEIINVEDEIGSAGGASGITGGSTIHTGAGSGGGSRQSPRNHDAEILTLPSVGQADHLNHYYKTHHFNNNVLGLNMASGMLNNKPNPSSQNQASTMKMGTSSDPSNPGSISPPLPIPIPMATTFHGTFKCLNHVPNLQTEPLLLSNGSKESVQETQI is encoded by the exons ATGCAGGCTGCTATGGTAACAGGCCTTTTCAGCCCCTCCCTCCTCATCTGGTTGGTCCAACTGTTGTTGTGGCCACACCTCCTCGGCCCTAGATTGGCTGAAGCCAGTCCCGCCTGCCCTTCTCCCTGTAGCTGTTCCAATCAAGCCAGTCGAGTGATCTGTACCAGAAAAAGCTTGAATGAAGTTCCACAGAGTATCTCGTCTAATACCCGATACCTCAACCTCCAGGAGAACTCCATACAG GTGATCAGGTCAGACACCTTCAAGCATCTAAATCATCTGGAAATTTTACAGTTGTCTAAGAACCAGATTCGTCTGATAGAAGTGGGAGCTTTCAATGGCCTTCCCAATCTTATCACCCTGGAACTTTTTGACAATAGACTGCCACTGGTACCATCACAGGCGTTTGAGTACCTGAGCAAGCTGCGTGAACTCTGGCTAAGAAACAACCCTATAGAGACACTCCCGGCGTATGCCTTTCACCGTGTGCCATCGCTGCGACGGTTAGACCTCGGAGAGTTGCGAAAACTCAGTTTCATCTCAGAGGCTGCATTCGAGGGGTTGCTGAATCTACGTTTCCTGAATCTGGGCATGTGCGGGCTTAAGGATGTACCCAACTTGACGCCTCTCGTACGGCTAGAGGAACTGGAGCTGTCAGGAAACCAACTGGATGTGGTGCGTCCTGGATCTTTCCAAGGCCTTGTGTCTCTTCGCAAACTGTGGCTCATGCACTCTCGGATCGCCGTCATTGAGAGGAATGCATTTGATGACCTCAAGAACCTGGAGGAGCTCAATCTGTCCCATAACTCTCTTCATTCGTTGCCCCATGATCTCTTCACTCCACTGCAGCAGTTAGAGCGTGTCCATCTGAACCACAACCCTTGGGTTTGCAACTGTGACGTTCTGTGGTTGAGCTGGTGGCTTAAAGAAACCGTTCCTGATAACTCCACTTGTTGTGCACGTTGCCATGCCCCACCAGGTACTAAGGGCAGATACATTGGTGACCTCGAGCAGCGAGACTTCACCTGCTATGCACCTGTGATTGTGGAGCCACCCACTGATCTGAATGTGACAGAGGGAATGGCAGCGGAGCTGAAATGCCGCTCTGGGACATCCATGACTTCTGTTAATTGGTTGACCCCCAATGGAACCTTGATGACCCATGGAGCCTACAAGGTCCGGATCTCGGTCCTGCATGATGGAACCCTGAATTTCACCAACGTGACCATGCAAGACACAGGACCGTACACCTGTATGGTCACCAACTCTGCTGGCAACACCACAGCAACTGCTGTGTTGAACGTCTCTGCATCTGACCCAGGCAATGGCTACAGCTACTTCACAACTGTTACAGTTGAAACTGTGGAGTCTGGGCAAGATGTCCACGATTCAGCACGGCAGTTCGTCAATGAGACGTTCATTAGTTTTCCAGGGCCGACGGCTGCATCTGCATCAGCAGGTCCCACTGGTTCAATGCTGTCCTCCTTGTCACCACGAGCTACACGTGCACCCGATCATTCTTTCACGGTCTCCATCACAGACATCGCCAACCTGTCGGGTCTTGAGGACGTAATGAAGACAACCAAGATCATCATCGGCTGCTTTGTGGCCATCACCTTCATGGCGGCTGTGATGCTGGTTGTCTTCTACAAGCTTCGCAAGCAGCACCAACTGCACAAACACCATGGCCCGGCACGCGCCATTGAGATCATCAACGTCGAAGATGAGATCGGATCTGCCGGTGGGGCTAGTGGCATCACGGGAGGGAGCACCATCCACACAGGTGCAGGATCTGGTGGAGGAAGCAGGCAGAGTCCGAGGAATCATGACGCTGAGATCTTGACCTTACCGAGCGTTGGGCAAGCTGACCACCTGAACCACTACTACAAAACACACCACTTTAACAACAACGTACTGGGCTTGAACATGGCTTCCGGAATGCTCAACAACAAACCCAACCCTTCTTCCCAAAATCAGGCTTCGACCATGAAAATGGGGACTTCCAGTGACCCTTCAAACCCTGGCTCGATCTCACCTCCTCTACCAATTCCCATCCCAATGGCGACTACTTTCCATGGAACTTTTAAATGCCTTAATCACGTTCCCAATTTGCAGACTGAGCCGCTGTTGCTATCGAATGGCTCCAAGGAGAGTGTTCAGGAAACCCAGATATGA